The sequence GAGCAGCAGGAGGAACTGCGACGAGAGGTACTTCTCCTCCTCGAGCTCCCCCAGGTTCAGCGCCTTCCGGCACGTCAGGAGCTCGAGCAAGACGACGCCGAAGCTGTACACGTCACTCTTGTCCGTCAGCTTGCACGTCCTCATGTACTCGGGGTCCAGGTACCCGCATGTCCCCTGCACGAACGTCACGAACTGGGCCTCGTCCGTCGGCGCCATCGTGGAGGCCCCGAAGTCGGTTACCATGGCGGCGTAGTCCTCGTCGAGGAGTATGTTGGACGTCTTCACGTCGCCATGGATGATGGGAGGGGACGCCCACGAGTGCAGGTACGCGAGCGCCTCGGCGGCCTGGTGGGCGATCTTGAGCCGCAGTGCCAACGGGACGCGCGGCACGCCGCGGTCACGCCTGCCGTGGATGAGCTGGTACAGGGTGCCGTTGGGGATGTACTTGTACACCAGCATCGGGACCTCCAGCTCGAGGCAGCAGCCGTAGAGCTTGACGATATTCCGGTGGTTGATCTGGGACAGGATGAGCATCTCCTTGCCGAACTCCTTCTTCTGCCGCTCGTTGGCCAGCCGGCACTTCTTAATCGCCACGGTGGTGCCGTCCTTGGTGGTGCCCCGGTACACGGTGCCGTTGCCGCCCTTGCCGATCACGTTGCGCTCGTCGAACTTGTTGGTCGACACCTCGAGCTCCTCTTGAGTGAAGTGCGTGAAGCTCGACAGGCCCTGCCTCGACCTCATATCCTCGAACAGCAGGAGGCCGCCGTGCTGCTTGAAGTAGTCGCTTTTGATCTTGGCGAGCCTCCTCTTCTCGTGGATCATGTAGAGGCAGGTCGCCGTGACGATCAGTACGACAACGCCACTGCTAACACCTAGTTCAGCAAGAGACGACTAGGTCATTTCATTATGTGTGCGGTGGTTGGATCATCTATTCAACTTATTACTAGCTAGCGTTCGCAAGAAACAAGAAAATGGAGACGACGTGTTCCTACCAACGGCGATCTGCCACCCAATTTGGTTCTTTTCGTCCTCGCACGTTCCGTTTACGGCGTTGCCCGTCGTCCTGTGAGGGCACGCGCAGTAGAATGATCCGATCGTGTTGACGCAGGTACCAGGAACAGAGCACGGGTACCTGAACCTTGCATCTTCGCACTCGTTAATATCTGCAAAAGCCAATCGTTAGCTTAGGACGCCGAGCTAGGCGATCGAATTCAGTTTCATTATTGATGCGCCAGCGACGGTAGGAGAACGAGCACCATGGCAGCCGTTGAGCAGGTAGGGGTTGCCGTCGTATCCGGCGGAGCAGTTGCAGAGGTAGCCCCGGCCCTTGCCGTACTTGGAGTCGATGCACTCGCTGTTGCTACTGGCGCACGCGTACGCAGACGCGCTCCGCTTGGCCTCCTCGCACGTCATGTTCCCGATGGCCCAGTCGAGCACGAGCGGCACCTGGCCGTCGTTGTTCGTCATGAACGCGTCGGTCGTCACGTACGTGGTGCGGAAGTTGAAGGCGGCGGCCTCCATGAGGACGGCGTAGCTGCACGGGCTGAAGTTGGCGATCCGGGAGGTGTTGAACTTCTCCTCGAAGGAGACCGAGTACGCGTTCAGGTCGCTGGGGATGGCGGTCTGGCAGCACCCGAAGCCGTTGCAGGCGCCGTTATTCAGCCGCCCCACGCCGGGGCACATGGCCATGCACCCGGTCATGTACGCGGCGGCGCTGTCGTTGGGCCACCGGATGTAGGCGAGCGAGTTGCAGCCCATGACGGTGAACCTGTTCTGCGCGTCGTTGATGCGGAAGTTGGTGATGGACATGTCGTACCACCAGTTGCTCTGGTCGTTCATCGCCCGCGTCGTGGCGTTGTAGCACCATGGGTTGATGATGTTGTAGATGCGCAGCTGCCCCAGGCGCACCGACATGTTCAGCACCTCGATCTGGTAGTTGTATAGCCGGAGCCGTCCGTCCTCGCTGCGGTTGCAGGAGAGCATGAACGTCCAGTCCCCCGTCTCGAGGTGGCACCCGGGGCCGACGCCGAACGGGTACGGGATGTCGATGTCGCCGCACCGCCGCAGGCACGTCGCGCTCGGCTGCATCGCCGCCGCCATCGCTGGCGGAGGCCCCGTCGACAGGACCGATGCGGCGAACAGCGCAAGGATCATGGTTCTTGCGCTCTCCCAGCCTCTCGCGGCGGCGTAATTAGGAGGCATGGCTTGGCGGCAGTGCTACTGCTTCCTGGCCACATGCCGCGGCTAATTTGAAGAGAACAAAATCGCAGGTAATTTCATTCGCACACAAGACGAATTGACTTCACTGCACGTCACACGATGCCGACAGTTATGTGCGACATTTTCAAAGGACACGCCTCCTTTTCTGATGTGGCGTTGCGGTAGTTGATGCACGTTGATCTTCAGGTTCAAGATAGAGTACTGGTTCATCGACAGCGATTGATTGATCACGCACTCCTTTAAGACGAGGTACTCGTTCATCCTCTCCGTTCGACGTATGAACATAACCATGGAGGTACTTTGTATTTTTGAAACATTCCATTGGCCTGTTTAGACAGACTAAACTAAAGTTTAGTTCATATTTTAAACTCTAATTAAAAGACCTAAACATTAACTATGAATAAATACGCCCTTCTAAAAACTAGTATAAATATAGTATCCCCTTCTTTCAAACGAGCAACAAACAAGTATGTTCTCCTAGTACACTGCTTTACATACTCAAAATATCCTACTCACAACAaattagtatatatatatatatatatatatatatatatatatatatatatatatatatatatatatataaagaatgTACTCATATACTTTTAGTATATGTCTAGGTACTTTTTAGCATTTTAATTTCCACGCAAACAAACATATAGTCACACTTTAATTTATACGTAGAAACCAACTAGCTACCATAATCTATATATACTGTATACATACGCATAAGATGACAAGATACCATAAGTACCAAGAAATTTGTTGAGTAGGAAGAGAACGAAAGGTGTAGGCTGAAGGCCCCTTAGATCAGGGCGTTGATGTGGCTACAAGCACACAAACTATTTATAGAGGTTCGGGCCAAAAAGTGTAATACCATATCGCCCCTTTGTGGTAGATGAATTAATGAAAGCAGAGGCAAAGATTACATGCTCAAATGTTGTCTAAGAAGAAGGACCGACTAGCTCCACCTCTACTTTGGTTTTGTTGAGAGTTCTAGTCTATAACCAAAATGTCTCGCGCTGTGAAACCTATAATAGTCTTGGGCTTGCCTGAACTTGTTTGTTCGACGTCTGGCTCATCTCTTTTTTTCTATGTTGATCTACTTCTGCCTTTTATAGCACAAAGGAGGGGAGTTATATGCCTCCTAGATAGTGGGCCCTATCGAGCAGAAGTTCAACTTCTCCTATCCTAGATGCAAAGCCATACACAGTTCATGCCTCGTTCATCCACTGTTGAGCATGTCTTTCTGTAGTGACAGATATGTCCAGCCATAGTGGTAGCTACGGAAGTCCATGCCAATGAGTATAGCATAGTTGGCGAATGGTGTAGTTTCATGTACTTTAAAATGCTTACAGGTACACATAAAAGTTCTAGCATGACAATAGTGATAGTGACACACAACACACTAGCTGTGGGTACACATGCAATCTTTGTTGTAGTGACATTGCATTCTTTTTTACTGCAACATCGTCCATCTTATTTCATGTGATGGACAAAAGCTTTATCTTGTCTACCTTGCACCACATGGCACGTGGTACCAAGGGCGTACTGCCCAGTGCCTTCCTGCATTAGGAGCGTCTTCACATGAGGCCATCCCGCTTCAGAGGTATCTTATAGAATGTTCGGTGAGATCTTTGGTTGCGAGCCCTAGTCTGTATGAGTCTCTGGACTTGGCCAAGCCGGGGGCTTGGTCCCTAGCCTAGAGAACCCCAAAGGCCTAGGGCGGATCAAAGACCTAGAGGACCTTAGGATTTGACCCCGATCTGGAGGGCCTAGAGTCCCAAGATCTACCACCAGCCTAGAGGGCCCTAGACTTAGTTGGAATAGGGAATGGCTCTAGGGGCGTGTAGCCCTGGGGTGCAACTCTAGCACCAGTCGAGTTCACTAAGGGTTTCCTTCTATTGACAGGATCTCGGGAGGTGTGTTGCTAATATCGGGTATGCCCATCCTTAGACGCTAGTGGTCCCTAAGCCCATCATAGACCCAGAGAAGCTTATAGGTGGGACCAATCTTCTTGCAATATGCATGTTGGAGCAGATCCATCATGTGTgggggtttgaaagggaaatgtgcccttgagccatttttataatgttttggtgattaaatgtccaacacattTGATTAAGTccttatgtgccaaataaagtgagaagtacaaatcaaggcaaaaagtatgtttctagacttagtacattgcttttggatactaatgtgtttgtccaagtgctagaaacagtgacaaaagaaaagagaaaacctcagctcggcctggcacaccggactgtccggtggtgcaccggacagtgtccggtgcaacagGCTAGTCAacggtgaagtggccgctctcgggaatcgacggagtcgtacgactaaaattcaccggactgtccggtggtgcaccggactgtccggtgagtcatccacggcgaactcgtcgccctcgggaaaaggAAAAAGGCGTTCGGataaaattcaccggattgtccggtgtgccaacggtcgccagcaccaacggtcggccgcgcaatcttcgcacGACACatggtcgcgccaacggtcggttgggcacaccggactgtccggtgtgcaccggactgtgtccggtgcgccaaccgatcccgAGGACCAATGGTCGACTGCTCTCCGTAAGGAAAGAAATcaagcaccggacatgaacagtagttgtccggtggtgcaccggactgtccggtgcactactcgacagaaggcaagattggccttccaagttggtctccaacggctcctagctgccttggggctataaaagggacccctaggcgcatggaggagaataccaagcattctctaagtattctaaagcatccagactTCGCTCCCACGCATTCGCTTCATTgtgatagtgatttgagcttcatttgagttgcgaactccgtgtgttctgtttcgagctcaagtctagacttgtgtgcgtggttgtgctacggatttgagtcttgcatgtgttgctctccccaaccttactctgtgctttctttgtgatctctattgtaagggcgagaggctccaaattatggagattcctcgcaaacggaaaaacactctaaaggaaaagaccgtggtattcaagttgatcatcggatcacttgaaaggggttgagtgcaaccctcgtccattgggacacaacaatgtggaagtaggcaagtgttacttggccgaaccacgggataaaaatcgcagtcacatgtgttgctttctctgtgattgtgtttgttcacaagaactcgcttcaaagctacttagtcgcactaacacttcaataactaagttttgtggctatttagtgtttgattttacaggatcacctattcacccccctttaggtgctctcaattggtatcggagctgtactcttcatctaagggactaaccgcccgaagagatggatcctaagggtaaggggatggtggtcaacgataaggagaaggagtccctcttcaacgagccaagagacgacaagcccattgactcaggctcaagtcacaagaagagggacgggaagaagaagaggcgcatcaagaagatcatctactacgacagtgatgcatcatcttcttcaccaagggacgacgacgacgactcttcatcgaaaaagaaaacggttaattagaactactcttttgactattctcgcattccgtacaattcaaatgctcatttgctatcaattccacttgggaaatccccacactttgatgaagaagactattctttctagagtcataaaatgcgtagtcatttattttctctccatcctagtatctgggagattgttgaaaacggaatgcattttaatagtactgacaatcctgtttttataaatgagcaaattcataagaatgcccaagctactactgttttgctagcatctctttgcagggatgagtacaacaaggtgagtggcttggacaacgccaaatagatctgggacaccctcaagatatctcacgagggaaacgatgccaccatgatcaccaagatggaactggtggagggtgagctagggaggttcgcgatgatcaggggagaagagccaacacaaacctacaacaggctcaagaccctggtcaacaagatacgaAGCTAcgaaagcacaagatggacggatcatgatgtcatccgactcatgctaaggtctttcactgtaattgacccccatcttgtcaatcttattcgtgaaaatcccaggtacaccaaaatgacgcccgaaGATATCCTCGAAAAATTCGtgagtgggcgcatgatggtgaaggaggctcaatacgtggacgatgcactaaacggtccactacccatctttGAGCCAcagcctgttgctctcaaagcaaccagcagcagggaggcgctaccaagcaaggtagcacaagtggaggctgtcgggctcaatgaagatgaaatggcgcttatcatcaagcgcttcaagaccacacttaaaggacgcaaggagtaccccaacaagaacaaaacgaggggaaagtgctcctgcttcaaatgcggtaaaactagtcactttattgctcaatgtcccgataatgataatgaccagggacaagaaaagagcgggaagagggagaaaaagaactacaggaaggcaaagggcgaggcgcaccttggaaaggaatgggattcggactgctcctcttccgactccgacgatgaaggattagctgccttggccttcaacaagtcttcactcttccccaacgaacgccatacttgtcttatggctaaggagaaaaaggtacgtatttgggacacacccaagtacacttcatctagtgatgaagaatcttccgatgatgaagtagactactctGAAttgtttaaaggtttagatagagctaaggtagaaaaaaaattaatgaattaattgacgctcttaatgaaaaggatagacttttagaaaagcaagaggacattttgtatgaagaacatgataaatttgttagtgttcaaaaatctcttgctctagaaattaaaagaaatgaaatgctatcctctgaattatctgcttgccatgaatgtgtctctagtttaaagaatttaaatgatgaattaaatgctaagctagaggaagtcagTAAAACAAGTTCATGtttagagcatgttagtatttgtaatagatgtaaggactttgatgttgatgcctgtgatgaacatcttatttctatcactaaattaaatgatgaggtggcaagtcttaatgctcaacttaagacttgcaaaattgattttgataaattaaaatttgctagggatgcctacactattggtagacacccctcaattaaggatggacttggttttcgaaaggaaaccaagaacttaacaagccaaaggattctcgttctcaacaaggagaaagggaaggcccctatggctagtagtcctcaaaggaaccatgcctttatttatgataggaaaattgctagtcgtcCTCATTACAATAGGGGTTATGTTCatactgcttataatgattcacatgctatgtttgcctctagctctacttttgttcattgtagaagtaggcctaggagaaatcatgttgtgtctcatgtgcctaggaaaatgtgcaatgaacccactaccgtttttcatgcttgcaacacttcttttgttctttcatgtaagaatgcaaaagtagtggctaggaagttgggatctaaatgcaagggagataaaacttgcatatgggttccaaaaactattttgactaaccttgtaggacccaacaagagttgggtacctaaaacccaagcttaaattccttgcgggtttatgcattcgggggctctagctggataatcggcagcggatgcacaaaccacatgacgggggagaagaagatgttcacctcctacgtcaagaacaaggattcccaggatacgattatttttggagatgggaaccaaggcaaggtcaaaggtttgggcaagatagccatcactaacgagcactctatatcaaatgtatttctagtTGAGTTGCTTgggtacaaccttctgtctgtaagtcaattgtgtcacatgggttacaattgtctttttacaaacgttgatgtatctgtctttagaaggagtgatggttcattagcttttaagggtgtattagatggcaaactctatttaattgattttttgaaagaggaggtcgatctagatgcatgcttaatagctaagactaatttgggctggctttggcatcaccgtctagcacatgttgggatgaagaaccttcataagcttctaaagggagatcatgtgttaggactaaccgatgtctattttgagaaagacagaccttgtgcagcatgtcaggcagggaaacaggtgggaaacactcatcacaacaagaatgtgatgacaacatcaagaccactggagcttcttcacat is a genomic window of Zea mays cultivar B73 chromosome 5, Zm-B73-REFERENCE-NAM-5.0, whole genome shotgun sequence containing:
- the LOC103627429 gene encoding wall-associated receptor kinase 5; this encodes MPPNYAAARGWESARTMILALFAASVLSTGPPPAMAAAMQPSATCLRRCGDIDIPYPFGVGPGCHLETGDWTFMLSCNRSEDGRLRLYNYQIEVLNMSVRLGQLRIYNIINPWCYNATTRAMNDQSNWWYDMSITNFRINDAQNRFTVMGCNSLAYIRWPNDSAAAYMTGCMAMCPGVGRLNNGACNGFGCCQTAIPSDLNAYSVSFEEKFNTSRIANFSPCSYAVLMEAAAFNFRTTYVTTDAFMTNNDGQVPLVLDWAIGNMTCEEAKRSASAYACASSNSECIDSKYGKGRGYLCNCSAGYDGNPYLLNGCHDINECEDARFRYPCSVPGTCVNTIGSFYCACPHRTTGNAVNGTCEDEKNQIGWQIAVGVSSGVVVLIVTATCLYMIHEKRRLAKIKSDYFKQHGGLLLFEDMRSRQGLSSFTHFTQEELEVSTNKFDERNVIGKGGNGTVYRGTTKDGTTVAIKKCRLANERQKKEFGKEMLILSQINHRNIVKLYGCCLELEVPMLVYKYIPNGTLYQLIHGRRDRGVPRVPLALRLKIAHQAAEALAYLHSWASPPIIHGDVKTSNILLDEDYAAMVTDFGASTMAPTDEAQFVTFVQGTCGYLDPEYMRTCKLTDKSDVYSFGVVLLELLTCRKALNLGELEEEKYLSSQFLLLLGEDRLEEILDEQVKGEQSFELLEQVAELAKQCLEMTGDKRPSMRQVAEELDRLSRLSRHPWGRQNSEEILALLGGSPSTASEVELSTSRNISFTDTAYIGIRSPR